The Anaerohalosphaeraceae bacterium genome contains the following window.
GGGGCTCAGTATCTGCTCGGACACACCTTCAACAGCGGCAACCGGATTGCCTTGCTGACCATCAACGGCAAATTAGCCGTTAGTTTAGGCGATACCCCCCTTCTTCGGCAGAATATCGCCACACTCGAGAACAGCCGTATGGCCCATGTGGTTCTGACATGGAATGAGGGGCAATACGCCGTCTATCTGAATGGTCAGCAGAGAGCCGAGGGCACTTATAGCGGTCTTTCACAGCTGCGTTCCACCTTTGATGTCGGCAATTACGGAGACCCGGCTCTGCGAATCGTCGGCTTCCTGGGATTGATTGATGAAGTCCGCACGTACAATACCGCTCTGACAGAAAACGAGGTGCGCCGTCTTTATCAAACGTACCTTGTCAAGGAAAACCGCCGGCTGGCCTTTCAGGTCCAGGCCGCCGATGAAAATGGAAACAAGGTTCCCTATCGGGCTTCCAATCTCCCGAGCGGTGCTGTCTTTGACCCGAAAACACAGACATTTACCTGGAGGCCCTGGTACCGGCAGGCCGGTGAATACAACATCGAGTTCAATGCCGACGGCCTGCCCTCTGAAACGGTAACAGTCACCGTTCAGGAAGTCCAACTGCAGAACTGGTATCAGACCCTGCTGGAAAGCGCTGGTCTGCTGTAAAGAAATTTTCTAAACCGCCAAAACGTCTCAGCTGGAGTTGAGTGAATGAGAGTGATGAGTCTTTTGCTCCTCAGTTCGAATCTTATCGGACTGTCGGCAGCCTATGTCTGTCTTCCTTTTGACGGCTGTACCTGGGGGTTTTCCCCGAACGCTTTATCCATCGAACCCGGCTTCGTCCTCACTGACGCGGTGCTGACACTGACCAATGTTCGTCCTGTCAACAACTGTCTGAATCCTCTTTTGTCGGTTCGCCTTCTGGAAAACCCGGCTCAGGGATTCCTTGTTCAGACCGACCAGTCGCAGCCGAGTCAAACCTGCCTGCCGAATGCTCCCGCTCTCACGGCCGCGTGGCGGATGAACGAATACACAGGGACACAGGCGAACAATTCCTTTGCAGGCGGCAGTCCGGCGATATTTATCAACAATCCAGTGTGGGTCGAAGGTGAGGGGGTCTCTTTTTCGGGCAGTCAATATCTTCAAATCGATGACTCGGTGAATCTGTGCAGCCGAATGAATCTGGCAGTATCCCTCTGGTTTAAAATCCGCTCGCCTCGTCCCTACGGCAAACTGTTTATCAAGCCGTATGAAACCCGCTCTGACCCCTGGGAGCTGGCGGCCCTTGATTTGGGAGCAGACGGTCTGACACCTCGCTTTCTGCTCTCTGACGGCATCCCCGGCGGCCAGGATGCGGTCGCTTCTGCTGAAACGCATAAAATTCTCCTCAATCAATGGTATCATCTGCTGGGCACATTTGACGGAAGCCGGATTCAACTATGGCTGAACGGCAGCTGCATTGCTCAAAGCCCGGCCGATTTGACCATCGGCACCAATTCGATGCCCATCTGCATCGGCGGCCGACTGGGGCTGGATACGATTGACGGCATCATTCGAGATGTACGAATCTACAGCGGTCTGCCGACCAATCAGCCCCTGATATGGCTGTCCCCCTCCGATTTCTTCTCACCCCACGGGACTCTTCTGAAAACCTTCGATGCATCCGATATAAAGACAAACCGTCAGACATTGTCCTTTTCCCTTCAGCAAATTGATTCGCCGGATTCCTGGGTGTACACAATCTACCCGAGGCCTTTTGCTCTGGGGGCACCTTTGCGGACAATTCCAGTGCCCTTTTCTTCCGCCATGCTCGAATTGCTTGACACCGCCGGCAGAACCGAAAACTGGGGCATCGGAATCGATGCAGATGGTTTTTATTTCGACACGCTCACGCTGGTTCTGACAATCGAGCCCCTTGACGGCTCCCAGGCTCCGACATACCAGACATTTACCTATCGAAACATCCGGGCCCCGCTCATTCTTGCTCCTACTCTGATAACGGCTGAACCCCGCCAGCCGATTCTTTTCACCCTGACGGTGTTAGAACTGGACGGAAATCCCTATACGGTTTCCGTTCAGAATTTGCCCGCGGGTGCTGTCTTCGACAACGGCACATTCCGATGGACGCCCGCAGACAACCAGCTCGGCGACTGGGCCGTGGTTTTTACGGCAACCGATGGAGTAATGAGCAGCCAGCGTGCAGTGGTCATCAAAATTAAAGAACCGACACCGATTTTTACGCCGCTTGAAAATCAGACTGTCTATGAACTTCAGACCTTGACGCTTCCCGTCCAGGCTGTCAATCTGGCAGGACAGCCGGTCCCGATTACAGCCAATAACCTTCCAGTCGGTGCTGTATTTGATGGGAACGTGCTGGAATGGAAGCCGGCTTATGGGCAGGCAGGGACCTACACTGTTTCCTTTACGGCCTCCAATGAAATCCGACAGGAAACCATAACGGTTACCCTGACCGTCCTGCCCTATAAGCCTCCGGCGAAACCTAAAACCATTTTAATTCTTTGAGGAAGTCTGGGCCGACGGCATATAGGTCTCAATGAGTGGTGCCGCAAGAGCCGCAAACGACAAAGCGGATGTTGTGGAGGTAGAGACAACCTGAATCTGGGCAACATATCGGATTTGCTCCCGGGAAAAAGACGGGAAACGCCAGCGAAGCCCCGAAAAAACGCGATGATCATTTGTGGCCTGCCCATTGATTAAATAATAATTCAGGACAATTAACCGCGTCAAATCCGGCAGCGGCTTGCGAAACGTGTGGAGCAAAACCGGAATGACTTCTCCCTCCGCGGTCTGAATCTGCCTTTCTTCTATCTGTTCGAGATTCCAGCCGGCTCCGACATAACAGCGGTCCGGCCGATGCCCGAGCATCAAACGAGGCTGGCTTGTATAAGCAATATAAAAGTTTACAAAAGATTCCGTGCCTGGAATTCGATATACCCGATGGACATAATCGTCATTTCCGGCAACCTCCAACACTGTCTCGCTGAGCGGCTCGTCCTCCCCTTCCCACTTCTCAATTCGATAGGGAAATGTCGAAAGAGGAGCTGACGGCAGAAGCGGATCTTGTGCCAACGCATTCAAACGAATTGCCGCCTGTCGGTAGCCCAGCCCAGTAACCGCCAATAGCAGACACGCCGCCGACATCCAGCCCAAAAAATTCAGTTGCAGCTTCATACCGAATTGTTCGGTCATTTCATTTAAAAACTTTTCCTCTGGAGTTTTCTATCGGATAAACAGATAATAAGAATTGTAATGGAAATTCTACCAAAGATATATACTATTAATAAATTATTATTGATATTACAGAGGGCTATCTACAATCTGGATTAACAATGGCCACAACAAACAATTATCAAATACGACAATTTATCACCAATACTTTTCTTTTTGGAGACGACTCAAAACTCCAGAATGATACTTCTTTGACGGCCAATGGAATTATTGATTCCACCGGTATTCTGGAACTCATCAGCTTTCTGGAACAAACCTATCAGATCAAAGTCCACGACGAAGAACTCATCCCGGAAAATCTCGATACCCTGAACAATATTTCGCAGTTTTTAGAACGAAAGCTCTCATGTGCGGAATAACCGGCATTTGCGGTCTTGGCCGGCCGCTCTATCCATCTTCAGATGTTCTGCTGTCTATGATGGCGGCCATTGAGCATCGCGGCCCTGATGAGGCAGGGATGTATCTGGATGACTGGGCTGGATTGGGGCATTGCCGATTGAGCATCATCGACCTGTCCAGAGGAAGCCAGCCGATTCACAATGAAAACAAAACGCTCTGGATTCTCTTTAACGGAGAAATCTTCAACTACCCGGAACTTCGAAACGACCTGCTTGCCCGCGGTCATCGTTTTTATACGGAAACTGATACAGAAGTTCTGCTTCATCTGTACGAAGAGAAAGGGGCCTCATGTCTGGATGAATTGAACGGCCAGTTTGCTATGGCCGTCTGGGACAGCCGAAACAAAGAACTGTTCCTGGCCCGCGACCGAATCGGTATCCAGCCGCTTCATTATTATCAGGATGAAAACAGACTGCTCTTTGCCTCCGAAATCAAGTCGCTTTTTCAAGCACCGGACATGCCCAGACGTCTGGAGCCCAGAGTGCTGGACCAAATCTTTACCTTCTGGGCACCACTGCCCGGTCAAACCGTGTTTCAAAATGTCTTCGAACTTCCGCCCGGACATTATCTTTTTCTTCGAAACGGACAGGTAACCATACGCAGGTGGTGGGACGTACCGTTCGGGAAAACCGAACGAACAGATTTGCCCTTTCAGGAGCAGGTTGAAAAAGTGGATGCCATCCTGACCGATGCCGTTCGAATTCGTCTGCGGGCGGATGTTCCGGTCGGTTCTTATCTGAGCGGCGGGCTGGACTCCTCCGGCGTCACCGCCAAAATCGCCGGCAATTTCAATAACGCTCTGCGCACCTTTGGGATTCGATTTGAACACCCGGATTTTGACGAAGGCCCCTATCAGGACCTGATGGTTCGTCATCTGGGAGTCAACCATACTGAGACTTATGCCTCGAATAAAGATATTGGTCAGCATCTGTCGCGGATGATTTGGTATGCGGAGAAACCGCTGCTGAGAACAGCACCGGTCCCTCTGCTGCTTTTGTCTGAACAGGTTCGAACGAGCGGATTCAAGGTCGTTTTGACCGGTGAAG
Protein-coding sequences here:
- a CDS encoding LamG-like jellyroll fold domain-containing protein translates to MRVMSLLLLSSNLIGLSAAYVCLPFDGCTWGFSPNALSIEPGFVLTDAVLTLTNVRPVNNCLNPLLSVRLLENPAQGFLVQTDQSQPSQTCLPNAPALTAAWRMNEYTGTQANNSFAGGSPAIFINNPVWVEGEGVSFSGSQYLQIDDSVNLCSRMNLAVSLWFKIRSPRPYGKLFIKPYETRSDPWELAALDLGADGLTPRFLLSDGIPGGQDAVASAETHKILLNQWYHLLGTFDGSRIQLWLNGSCIAQSPADLTIGTNSMPICIGGRLGLDTIDGIIRDVRIYSGLPTNQPLIWLSPSDFFSPHGTLLKTFDASDIKTNRQTLSFSLQQIDSPDSWVYTIYPRPFALGAPLRTIPVPFSSAMLELLDTAGRTENWGIGIDADGFYFDTLTLVLTIEPLDGSQAPTYQTFTYRNIRAPLILAPTLITAEPRQPILFTLTVLELDGNPYTVSVQNLPAGAVFDNGTFRWTPADNQLGDWAVVFTATDGVMSSQRAVVIKIKEPTPIFTPLENQTVYELQTLTLPVQAVNLAGQPVPITANNLPVGAVFDGNVLEWKPAYGQAGTYTVSFTASNEIRQETITVTLTVLPYKPPAKPKTILIL
- a CDS encoding exosortase C-terminal domain/associated protein EpsI, which codes for MKLQLNFLGWMSAACLLLAVTGLGYRQAAIRLNALAQDPLLPSAPLSTFPYRIEKWEGEDEPLSETVLEVAGNDDYVHRVYRIPGTESFVNFYIAYTSQPRLMLGHRPDRCYVGAGWNLEQIEERQIQTAEGEVIPVLLHTFRKPLPDLTRLIVLNYYLINGQATNDHRVFSGLRWRFPSFSREQIRYVAQIQVVSTSTTSALSFAALAAPLIETYMPSAQTSSKN
- a CDS encoding acyl carrier protein; translated protein: MATTNNYQIRQFITNTFLFGDDSKLQNDTSLTANGIIDSTGILELISFLEQTYQIKVHDEELIPENLDTLNNISQFLERKLSCAE
- the asnB gene encoding asparagine synthase (glutamine-hydrolyzing) produces the protein MCGITGICGLGRPLYPSSDVLLSMMAAIEHRGPDEAGMYLDDWAGLGHCRLSIIDLSRGSQPIHNENKTLWILFNGEIFNYPELRNDLLARGHRFYTETDTEVLLHLYEEKGASCLDELNGQFAMAVWDSRNKELFLARDRIGIQPLHYYQDENRLLFASEIKSLFQAPDMPRRLEPRVLDQIFTFWAPLPGQTVFQNVFELPPGHYLFLRNGQVTIRRWWDVPFGKTERTDLPFQEQVEKVDAILTDAVRIRLRADVPVGSYLSGGLDSSGVTAKIAGNFNNALRTFGIRFEHPDFDEGPYQDLMVRHLGVNHTETYASNKDIGQHLSRMIWYAEKPLLRTAPVPLLLLSEQVRTSGFKVVLTGEGADEFWGGYNIYKEAKLRRFWARQPQSARRPACFRYVYPYLFKDARLPHTIPAFFGKHFTETDNPFYSHEIRWLNTARIKTFFSHQLQDQLASYSCLEELRASLPENFSRWDLLSRAQYLEITLFLSNYLLSSQGDRPAMGNALEIRTPFLDHRMMEESCRIPPRWKIFGLREKFLLKKLFQTSLPEPIVSRSKHPYRAPIREILFQENPYHDELLSEKTLREFGLFDPEKTQKLLSAVRLAQYPNETNNMALVGILSTQILYEQFIKNFPFYPPKRPKRLTVFDYRTAPSAPVSKTSHCCPDRVQK